The nucleotide sequence GATAGCATACTTTAGGAACGGAAAGATCCGGCTGTTTCGCAAGCAAATGGGAAACTGCAGTTTTCAAGCCGGAAAAGGAAAATGCAACACGATCCTGTTCCAGGTTCCGGAGCATGGGGGGAAGTAGATCCTTCTCCCCAGATTCCGGAGTATATAGAGAGGCTTGCGCCTCTATGGGCGGCCCCCCAGGATAAGGCAAGGAGAAAAGTCCCGCAACCTTATCGAATGCCTCCCCTAAAGCATCGTCCATCGTATCTCCAACTGTTTCCATCTTCCCGAAATGAGGAATTCTGTAGATGGCCGAGTTCCCACCGGAGAGAAGCAGGCCTAAAACGGGAAATACAGGCTCCACTCCTTCCAATTGCAATACCGCAAAATGTGCCTGCAAATGACAGAGAGGAACGATAGGCGTGCCGTGAATTGCATGAATGCAACGAGCAAGTTGGGCTCCTACCATAAGCGAACCGGTAAGACCGGGGGATCGGGTCACCGCAACGTAATCCAAGTCGGAAAGAGAGACCTTGGATTCTTCCAAGACTTCTTCTAAGAGAGGATTGATCTTTTCCAAATGAGCTCGAGAAGCGATCTCCGGAACAATCCCGCGAAACGGCTTATGCAGATCGATCTGGCTGTAAATCTTCAGGGAAAGCAATTCCTTCCCGTCTTTTACAATGCCTAAACTTGTTTCATCACAGCTTGTCTCTATTCCAAGACCGATCATGAGATCTTACGACTTTGCCGAAGAAAGCAGATCCACAGCTTTTTTCAACTGAGGATCCAATTCCATATCGGTGGCACCTCTTTCTTTTTCAGGCTGGGTCTTATTCTTATATACGGCTCTCGCAACCTCGGTGGTAAGTTTGATCCCTTGGTCCTTCAAAGCCTTTTCGAAAAGTACAAAATTCTGTTCCGTGTATTCAGGATACTTTGCAGCAAGCTGGTCTAATAATTTCTTTTCTCCCATCTTACGCAGGTAAAAGCGATCATCCTCGTTCGGCTCAATTCCTTTGATCACTACGTCAGGTTGTATTCCCTTTCCATGAAGGGATTTACCGGAAGGAGTATAGTATTTTTGCACCGTAAGTTTAACAGCCATTCCGT is from Leptospira langatensis and encodes:
- the tsaD gene encoding tRNA (adenosine(37)-N6)-threonylcarbamoyltransferase complex transferase subunit TsaD produces the protein MIGLGIETSCDETSLGIVKDGKELLSLKIYSQIDLHKPFRGIVPEIASRAHLEKINPLLEEVLEESKVSLSDLDYVAVTRSPGLTGSLMVGAQLARCIHAIHGTPIVPLCHLQAHFAVLQLEGVEPVFPVLGLLLSGGNSAIYRIPHFGKMETVGDTMDDALGEAFDKVAGLFSLPYPGGPPIEAQASLYTPESGEKDLLPPMLRNLEQDRVAFSFSGLKTAVSHLLAKQPDLSVPKVCYHFQNTAFELVERNLKRAVAITGIRRIIAAGGVLANTTLRNRLSAFAKKNSLEFFSPQKKIYCTDNGAMVAALGYYLMQQGYSKSLDFTVSPVRQETYI